One window from the genome of Microbacterium sulfonylureivorans encodes:
- a CDS encoding SPFH domain-containing protein, with protein sequence MSDVDAIIPTTIAWLLAVAVFIFVLVVIVRSIRIIPQASAGIVERLGRYHKTLSPGLNLLVPFIDRLRPLIDMREQVVSFPPQPVITEDNLVVSIDTVVYFQVTDARAATYEIANYLGAVEQLTTTTLRNVVGGLNLEEALTSRDNINGQLRLVLDEATGKWGIRVGRVELKAIDPPHSIQDSMEKQMRAERDRRALILTAEGTKQSAILTAEGQRQAEILKAEGDKQAAVLRAQGEAEAIQVVFDAIHAGDPDDKLLAYQYLQTLPKIADSASSKLWIIPSEFTEALKGLSGSFLGATVDGAARSRPQETRPAVEPPTP encoded by the coding sequence ATGAGCGACGTCGACGCCATCATCCCCACGACCATCGCGTGGCTCCTTGCCGTCGCGGTCTTCATCTTCGTCCTGGTGGTGATCGTCCGCTCGATCCGGATCATCCCGCAGGCGAGCGCAGGCATCGTCGAGCGGCTCGGGCGGTACCACAAGACTCTGTCGCCGGGACTGAACCTCCTCGTGCCGTTCATCGACCGCCTGCGCCCGCTGATCGACATGCGCGAGCAGGTCGTCTCGTTCCCGCCGCAGCCGGTGATCACCGAGGACAACCTCGTCGTCTCCATCGACACCGTCGTCTACTTCCAGGTCACAGACGCGCGCGCGGCGACCTACGAGATCGCCAACTATCTGGGCGCGGTCGAGCAGCTGACCACGACCACGCTCCGCAACGTCGTCGGCGGTCTGAACCTCGAAGAGGCCCTCACCAGCCGTGACAACATCAACGGCCAGCTCCGTCTCGTCCTCGACGAGGCGACGGGCAAGTGGGGCATCCGCGTCGGGCGCGTCGAGCTCAAGGCGATCGACCCGCCGCACAGCATCCAGGACTCGATGGAGAAGCAGATGCGCGCGGAGCGCGACCGTCGTGCGCTCATCCTGACCGCCGAGGGCACGAAGCAGTCCGCGATCCTGACGGCCGAGGGCCAGCGTCAGGCCGAGATCCTCAAGGCCGAGGGCGACAAGCAGGCCGCTGTGCTCCGCGCCCAGGGCGAGGCCGAGGCGATCCAGGTCGTCTTCGACGCCATCCACGCGGGCGATCCGGACGACAAGCTCCTCGCCTACCAGTACCTGCAGACGCTTCCCAAGATCGCCGACAGCGCGTCGAGCAAGCTCTGGATCATCCCGAGTGAGTTCACCGAGGCGCTCAAGGGCTTGAGCGGGTCGTTCCTCGGCGCCACCGTCGACGGCGCGGCGAGGAGCCGGCCGCAGGAGACCCGCCCGGCTGTCGAGCCTCCCACTCCGTGA